One Artemia franciscana chromosome 15, ASM3288406v1, whole genome shotgun sequence genomic window carries:
- the LOC136036628 gene encoding ceramide transfer protein-like, with protein sequence MGRDAHDAWIVCNNSTEHPNFPRNNGKFIRVGLTICLMCQTYLDSSKENWSPPKRDNLTCKITYCAVALRFRLCSYLLIQLS encoded by the exons ATGGGTAGAGATGCCCATGATGCCTGGATTGTTTGCAATAATTCTACTGAACACCCAAACTTTCCG agaaataatggaaaatttatTCGAGTTGGACTAACGATTTGTTTAATGTGTCAAACATATCTTGATTCATCTAAGGAAAATTGGTCACCACCTAAGAGGGATAATCTTACATGCAAAATAACATATTGCGCCGTTG CATTACGGTTTCGCCTTTGCTCATATCTACTTATACAACTTTCTTGA